From Echinicola soli, a single genomic window includes:
- the pdhA gene encoding pyruvate dehydrogenase (acetyl-transferring) E1 component subunit alpha, whose translation MAKKSSTTTKSKVKYSKETYTFWYESMLLMRRFEEKAGQLYGQQKIRGFCHLYIGQEACAAGAITALEKDDKWITAYRDHAHPLGLGTDPGAVMAELFGKATGTTKGKGGSMHIFDKERNFMGGHGIVGAQVPMGLGIGFAEKYKGTKNLCICHMGDGAVRQGAVHESFNLAMLYKVPVIFVIENNGYAMGTSVKRSSNVNDLSTLGESYDMPSFAVDGMNVEEVHEAVAEAAERARKGDGPTLLEIRTYRYKGHSMSDPQKYRTREEVEEYKAKDPIEQVKKTILDNKILSEDDIKEIDTKVKKQVADAVKFAEESPWPDGQKAFEDVYMQEDYPFVME comes from the coding sequence ATGGCGAAAAAGAGTTCGACAACCACTAAATCCAAAGTAAAATACTCCAAAGAGACCTATACCTTTTGGTATGAGAGCATGTTGCTCATGAGGAGGTTTGAAGAAAAGGCTGGCCAACTTTACGGTCAACAAAAAATCAGAGGTTTTTGTCACTTATATATAGGTCAGGAAGCTTGTGCTGCAGGTGCTATTACTGCCCTTGAAAAAGACGATAAGTGGATCACTGCCTACAGGGACCATGCCCACCCGCTGGGATTGGGAACAGATCCAGGCGCAGTGATGGCTGAGCTGTTTGGCAAGGCTACAGGCACCACTAAAGGAAAAGGCGGATCCATGCACATCTTTGATAAAGAGCGTAACTTCATGGGAGGCCACGGCATTGTAGGTGCCCAAGTACCAATGGGGCTTGGAATTGGTTTTGCCGAGAAGTACAAAGGCACCAAAAACCTATGTATCTGCCATATGGGAGATGGTGCCGTAAGACAGGGCGCCGTACACGAGTCCTTTAACTTGGCCATGCTTTACAAAGTGCCTGTGATCTTCGTGATCGAAAACAACGGCTATGCCATGGGAACCTCAGTGAAGCGTTCTTCCAATGTAAATGACCTTTCCACGCTAGGCGAATCTTACGACATGCCTTCTTTCGCAGTGGACGGCATGAATGTAGAAGAAGTACATGAAGCAGTAGCCGAAGCAGCTGAAAGAGCGAGAAAAGGCGATGGCCCTACCTTGCTGGAAATAAGAACTTATCGCTACAAGGGTCACTCCATGTCCGACCCACAAAAATACAGAACACGTGAGGAGGTAGAAGAGTATAAAGCAAAAGACCCGATCGAGCAGGTGAAGAAAACCATTCTGGACAATAAGATCCTGAGCGAAGATGATATCAAGGAGATCGACACCAAAGTGAAGAAGCAAGTAGCTGATGCGGTGAAGTTCGCGGAGGAATCTCCATGGCCTGACGGCCAAAAAGCATTTGAAGATGTTTACATGCAGGAGGATTATCCTTTTGTAATGGAATAA
- a CDS encoding tetratricopeptide repeat protein → MAKKEIKKGQHQEEHDLLENPEAIADSLGKGEAFLKKNSRIVGGIIIVGILVIAGILYFQFDKANKDKQAQADMFQAVYYYEQDSLGLALNGDGVNDGFLQILDDYSGTSSANLAHFYTGSIYLTQGEFQKAVDHLENFSADDFFVQAKALSLLGDAHLELGQTSEAISAYEKAATYKENKFFTPMYLNKLAVAYEADGQLEKAISTYGKIEKNYPESYEFTLARKHKARLEGLASK, encoded by the coding sequence ATGGCTAAGAAAGAAATAAAAAAAGGGCAGCATCAGGAAGAGCATGATCTGCTCGAAAACCCTGAGGCAATTGCCGATTCGTTGGGGAAAGGTGAAGCTTTCTTGAAGAAAAACTCACGTATCGTTGGTGGAATTATCATCGTAGGAATCCTGGTCATTGCAGGCATTCTTTACTTCCAGTTTGACAAAGCCAATAAAGACAAGCAAGCACAAGCAGATATGTTCCAGGCGGTGTACTATTACGAGCAGGACAGCTTGGGCCTAGCATTGAATGGTGACGGTGTCAATGACGGTTTCCTCCAAATCTTGGACGATTACAGCGGAACCAGTTCTGCTAATCTTGCCCATTTCTACACGGGCTCTATCTATCTCACCCAAGGGGAATTCCAAAAAGCAGTAGATCATTTAGAGAACTTCTCTGCAGATGATTTCTTTGTACAGGCTAAAGCGCTCAGTCTTTTGGGAGATGCCCACTTGGAGCTTGGCCAAACCAGCGAAGCCATCAGTGCTTACGAAAAAGCAGCTACTTATAAGGAGAATAAGTTCTTTACACCAATGTATCTGAACAAACTTGCGGTTGCCTATGAAGCAGATGGGCAGTTGGAAAAGGCGATCAGCACCTATGGAAAAATCGAAAAGAATTATCCAGAGTCATACGAGTTTACATTAGCACGAAAGCATAAAGCACGCTTGGAGGGCCTTGCTTCTAAGTAA
- a CDS encoding DinB family protein — MIKIFKPIVLSLCLMLSAFYANAQTNQEEFSSKWNTMKEYTVEILEAMPDDKLDFKPVDDVMSFREMVMHIAGANIMMANNFLKEGDAGVNLEKKDMSKAELKEAVEKSFDFVTETAASLTDAELDEEVEVFGGNKITRRQVENLIDTHGIHHRGNLIVYLRLNGIEPPAFRAW; from the coding sequence ATGATCAAAATTTTCAAACCCATCGTATTATCGCTTTGCTTGATGCTAAGCGCTTTTTATGCCAATGCCCAAACCAATCAAGAAGAGTTCTCCTCAAAATGGAACACCATGAAAGAATACACGGTAGAGATTCTGGAAGCCATGCCCGATGACAAACTTGACTTTAAACCTGTAGATGATGTCATGAGCTTTCGCGAAATGGTCATGCACATCGCCGGCGCCAATATCATGATGGCCAATAACTTTCTCAAAGAGGGTGATGCAGGTGTGAACCTGGAAAAGAAAGACATGAGCAAAGCCGAGCTAAAAGAGGCTGTGGAGAAATCTTTCGATTTTGTAACCGAGACCGCGGCTTCCTTGACGGATGCTGAGCTTGACGAAGAAGTTGAGGTCTTTGGAGGAAATAAAATCACACGCAGACAAGTGGAAAACCTCATCGATACCCATGGCATCCACCACAGGGGAAACCTCATCGTCTACCTAAGACTCAATGGCATAGAGCCTCCTGCATTCAGGGCTTGGTAA
- a CDS encoding glycoside hydrolase family 10 protein codes for MKSTIWFYGIIALVLLMASCAGSKKVSKAPSPAPLPNDKAPEVPTVPDEKTVDAPQPETLPMFVAPEREMRGVWIATVANIDWPSSSTDSFEQQQRDFIQILDFYKQRNFNAVFVQIRAAGDAFYPSKLAPWSRYLTGKEGKEPATVIDPLKWMVQAVHERGMEFHAWLNPYRASFNLNVDELSPSHDYYRHPEWMVKYGTKLYYNPGLPAVREHLVEVVKEVTRNYDVDGIHFDDYFYPYKIKGVEFDDKSAFQKYSNSLSLADWRRTNVDQLIRNVSETIKDEKPWVQFGVSPFGVWRNASVDPRGSNTRAGHTNYDDLYADPLVWMKNGWVDYIAPQIYWSLDFPAASYKTLIKWWSDNAYNTKVYVGNASYKIRSDADESWNSSFEIPNQVALGRNIPGIKGNVFFRAKSMMGNNRDVANLLLQNNYINPVLTPALQVSSGVMRDLVPEVESSHLADRGLQLKITNAYLSEAVVLFGLSPSGKWELVESQRTSTSIDGETFAFDSFMIQNYQYLAVGFMGNYGELSQMNVWKP; via the coding sequence ATGAAAAGTACGATTTGGTTTTACGGTATCATCGCCCTGGTGCTGTTGATGGCTTCCTGTGCAGGTTCCAAAAAGGTCAGCAAAGCACCATCACCCGCACCTTTGCCCAATGATAAAGCTCCTGAAGTGCCAACTGTCCCTGATGAGAAGACCGTCGATGCACCGCAACCAGAGACTTTGCCGATGTTTGTTGCTCCCGAGCGGGAGATGAGAGGGGTGTGGATTGCCACGGTGGCCAATATAGACTGGCCTTCCTCGAGTACGGACAGTTTTGAACAGCAGCAGCGCGATTTTATCCAAATATTGGATTTTTATAAACAGCGAAATTTTAATGCTGTTTTTGTCCAGATAAGGGCCGCGGGAGATGCTTTTTATCCCAGCAAGTTGGCTCCTTGGTCTCGGTATTTGACTGGAAAAGAAGGAAAGGAGCCGGCTACTGTCATAGATCCATTGAAGTGGATGGTGCAGGCCGTGCATGAGCGGGGAATGGAATTCCATGCCTGGCTGAATCCATACAGAGCATCCTTTAACCTCAATGTAGATGAGCTAAGTCCCTCGCATGATTACTACCGCCATCCTGAATGGATGGTGAAATACGGCACCAAACTTTATTATAATCCCGGTCTTCCTGCCGTAAGGGAGCACTTAGTGGAGGTCGTTAAGGAAGTGACCAGAAATTATGATGTTGACGGAATTCACTTTGACGATTATTTTTATCCTTATAAGATCAAAGGAGTCGAATTCGATGATAAAAGTGCCTTTCAAAAGTATAGCAATAGCCTATCATTGGCCGATTGGCGGCGCACCAATGTTGATCAGCTTATCCGAAATGTCAGTGAGACAATCAAGGATGAAAAGCCTTGGGTACAGTTTGGCGTAAGTCCTTTTGGCGTGTGGCGCAATGCCTCGGTAGATCCTCGCGGTTCGAACACCAGAGCGGGGCATACCAACTATGATGATCTTTATGCAGATCCACTTGTGTGGATGAAAAATGGCTGGGTCGATTATATTGCCCCACAAATCTATTGGAGCCTGGACTTCCCGGCTGCCTCTTATAAAACCCTTATCAAATGGTGGTCGGATAATGCTTACAACACGAAAGTCTATGTGGGCAATGCCTCCTATAAAATCCGTAGTGATGCTGATGAAAGCTGGAATAGCAGTTTCGAAATCCCCAATCAGGTAGCATTGGGAAGAAACATTCCCGGCATCAAAGGGAATGTGTTTTTCAGGGCAAAGTCCATGATGGGCAATAACCGGGACGTGGCCAATCTCCTGCTCCAAAATAATTACATCAACCCTGTATTAACGCCAGCACTCCAAGTGAGTTCTGGCGTGATGCGGGACTTGGTGCCCGAAGTGGAGAGTTCCCACCTGGCCGACAGGGGGCTGCAATTAAAAATCACCAATGCTTACTTGTCCGAGGCGGTTGTCCTTTTTGGCCTATCGCCAAGTGGCAAATGGGAGCTCGTAGAAAGTCAGCGTACGAGTACTTCGATTGATGGGGAGACTTTTGCCTTCGATAGCTTTATGATCCAGAATTACCAATACCTCGCAGTGGGCTTTATGGGAAACTATGGTGAGCTTTCGCAGATGAACGTGTGGAAGCCGTAG
- the gldD gene encoding gliding motility lipoprotein GldD, producing the protein MRNSVIFGLVLLVLVACGGRDYLPKPKGYNRIDLPERVFVSLQEDYPYQFERSVHSMVEADTFNLAEENWINLAYHSLGAKVHLTYKAINGNEARLRDILDDAFKLTAKHQIKAYSIDEAVTRTPKGYVGVVAELSGEVPTQFQFFVTDSTQNFLRGALYFNTAVKNDSLAPVIEYIKEDMVHLMNTLEFKN; encoded by the coding sequence ATGAGAAACAGCGTGATTTTCGGTTTGGTACTTTTGGTATTGGTAGCTTGTGGAGGGAGAGATTATTTACCAAAACCCAAAGGCTACAACCGCATAGACCTTCCTGAACGAGTATTTGTTTCCCTTCAGGAAGATTACCCGTACCAGTTTGAACGATCGGTTCACAGTATGGTGGAGGCGGACACCTTTAACCTGGCCGAAGAAAATTGGATCAACTTGGCTTATCATTCCCTGGGTGCAAAAGTCCACCTGACATACAAGGCGATCAATGGAAATGAAGCCAGACTCAGGGATATTTTGGATGATGCATTCAAGCTGACCGCAAAACACCAAATCAAAGCCTATAGCATCGATGAGGCAGTGACCAGGACACCGAAAGGCTATGTCGGTGTGGTGGCAGAACTCAGTGGGGAGGTGCCTACCCAATTTCAGTTTTTTGTGACCGATTCTACCCAGAATTTTTTAAGAGGTGCATTGTATTTTAATACCGCGGTCAAAAACGATAGCTTGGCTCCTGTAATCGAATACATCAAGGAGGATATGGTACATCTGATGAATACACTGGAGTTTAAAAATTAA
- a CDS encoding sodium:solute symporter family protein has protein sequence MNISPIDWGIIAAFFIISLLIGIFTSKSAGKSSKDFFLSGRNMPWWLLGVSMVATTFSADTPNLVTDIVRVNGVSGNWGWWCFLLTGMLTVFVYAKLWRRSEITTDLEFYELRYGGKPAAFLRGFRAIYLGVFFNIMIMATVSLAAIKIGGVMLGLTPVQTLLIASIVTVIYSSLGGLKGVLLTDFFQFFIAMAGAIGAAIYIIDLPQIGSLDNLLTHPNVSDKLSFFPDFSNMNEVIPMLLVPIAIQWWATWYPGAEPGGGGYIAQRMLSAKNEKNAIGATLFFNVAHYALRPWPWIIIALSSLIVFPEISDLQKAFPHMPADKLGNDLAYSAMLTYLPTGLIGIVLASLIAAVMSTLSTHLNWGSSYVVNDFYLRFVKPEASDKELVNVGRISTVILMGLAALLALALSNALEAFNILLQIGAGTGLIFILRWFWWRINSYTEISAMIISFIVALFFETINPKFNIISIPEGMEYLKLLYGVSITTATWLTVTLVTRPEKDEVLLSFYKKVKPAAYGWRKVLDKHPEVEAEQGQLPFEIGLMVTGSVAIYSALFAIGFWLYDNLLSASIATVISAIGFFILFKSWNKIKLF, from the coding sequence ATGAACATTTCTCCTATCGACTGGGGCATTATCGCTGCCTTTTTCATTATTTCGTTACTGATAGGCATATTTACTTCCAAATCCGCCGGTAAAAGTTCTAAAGACTTCTTCCTATCCGGGAGGAATATGCCTTGGTGGTTACTGGGCGTATCGATGGTAGCCACGACATTTTCTGCTGATACCCCAAACTTGGTTACGGACATTGTCCGTGTAAATGGTGTATCTGGCAACTGGGGATGGTGGTGCTTCCTACTGACCGGTATGCTGACTGTTTTTGTCTATGCCAAACTATGGAGAAGGTCAGAAATCACCACTGATCTGGAGTTTTACGAACTTCGCTATGGCGGCAAACCTGCTGCTTTTCTGCGTGGTTTTAGGGCCATTTACTTGGGCGTTTTTTTTAACATCATGATCATGGCGACCGTTTCACTGGCAGCCATTAAGATCGGCGGTGTGATGCTTGGATTGACACCTGTTCAGACCTTACTGATCGCTTCTATCGTAACGGTAATTTACAGTTCACTGGGTGGACTTAAGGGCGTTTTGCTTACAGACTTCTTTCAGTTCTTTATCGCGATGGCCGGTGCCATCGGTGCAGCTATCTACATCATTGACTTACCACAGATAGGTTCACTCGATAACCTCCTGACGCACCCCAATGTCTCAGACAAACTTTCGTTCTTTCCTGACTTTAGCAATATGAACGAAGTGATCCCTATGCTTTTGGTTCCCATTGCCATCCAGTGGTGGGCCACTTGGTATCCAGGTGCTGAGCCAGGAGGGGGAGGATATATCGCCCAAAGGATGCTTTCTGCCAAAAACGAGAAAAATGCCATTGGCGCGACGCTTTTCTTTAATGTGGCCCATTATGCGCTTCGTCCTTGGCCATGGATTATTATTGCCTTGTCTTCATTGATCGTGTTTCCGGAAATCAGTGATCTGCAAAAAGCATTTCCACACATGCCCGCCGATAAGCTTGGAAATGACCTTGCCTATTCTGCTATGCTGACATACCTGCCCACAGGCTTGATCGGAATCGTATTGGCATCCTTGATCGCTGCGGTGATGTCCACGCTTTCTACCCACCTTAACTGGGGATCATCCTATGTCGTTAATGACTTCTATCTGCGTTTTGTAAAGCCAGAGGCTTCTGATAAGGAATTGGTAAATGTGGGAAGGATTTCCACTGTGATACTCATGGGACTGGCGGCATTGCTGGCACTGGCTCTTTCCAATGCCCTGGAAGCCTTCAATATTCTGCTCCAAATCGGTGCCGGCACTGGCTTGATATTTATCCTGAGATGGTTCTGGTGGAGAATCAATTCCTACACCGAAATCTCCGCGATGATCATTTCCTTTATTGTTGCCCTATTCTTTGAGACCATTAACCCTAAATTTAATATTATCAGCATCCCTGAAGGAATGGAATACCTGAAGCTGCTGTATGGCGTGAGTATTACCACCGCCACTTGGCTGACGGTAACCTTGGTGACCAGGCCCGAGAAGGACGAGGTACTCCTTTCCTTCTATAAAAAAGTAAAACCCGCTGCTTACGGATGGAGAAAAGTCCTGGACAAGCATCCAGAAGTAGAAGCCGAGCAAGGTCAGTTACCATTTGAAATCGGGCTGATGGTTACCGGTTCTGTGGCCATTTATTCGGCGCTGTTTGCCATTGGATTTTGGCTGTATGACAATCTTCTCTCCGCAAGTATCGCCACGGTCATCAGTGCCATTGGCTTCTTTATCCTCTTTAAAAGCTGGAATAAAATCAAACTGTTTTAG
- a CDS encoding phosphotransferase enzyme family protein: MIIGQLLESYGHDTLDVKVSRYGSGHIHKTFLVDSSKEQFILQSFNQKVFPYPDRISGNLQLVRDHLKENELDYKLPLPMKTTEGALFSGHGDGFYRLFPFVPGKCIDKVENPQQAYLAARAFGGFINACSAIKTDGMEEVIEGFHDLSLRYRQFENALKSTQVKLEGEVKEWVEFYKKQVLLVRKFRRFVDILPLRVTHNDTKINNVIYADDFNKINAVIDLDTVMAGYVFYDFGDLVRTVVCTEEEASTDWEKIDVDLEKYAALLKGFGEALGDKLTADEKASLTFGGEMMACIMGLRFLTDYLNGNVYYPISYPEQNLHRAKNQGLLLQALQGKREEILDLAEKL, translated from the coding sequence ATGATAATCGGGCAGCTTCTGGAAAGTTACGGCCACGACACACTGGATGTCAAAGTGAGCCGATATGGCTCGGGCCACATTCACAAGACTTTTTTAGTGGACAGTTCCAAAGAGCAATTTATTCTTCAGAGTTTTAACCAAAAAGTGTTTCCCTATCCTGACCGGATATCAGGAAATCTCCAATTGGTAAGAGATCACCTGAAGGAAAACGAGCTTGATTATAAATTGCCCTTGCCAATGAAAACTACCGAAGGAGCGCTTTTTTCGGGTCATGGGGATGGTTTTTATCGACTGTTCCCCTTTGTGCCAGGCAAGTGTATCGATAAGGTCGAGAATCCACAGCAGGCTTATTTGGCGGCACGCGCTTTTGGCGGTTTTATCAACGCTTGTTCAGCAATAAAGACCGACGGCATGGAAGAAGTGATTGAGGGTTTTCATGACCTGTCCCTTCGCTATCGACAGTTTGAAAATGCCCTGAAAAGCACCCAGGTGAAACTCGAAGGAGAAGTGAAGGAATGGGTGGAGTTTTATAAAAAGCAGGTTTTATTGGTGCGAAAATTTCGACGCTTTGTGGATATCCTTCCGCTTCGCGTAACCCATAACGACACCAAGATCAACAATGTCATCTATGCCGATGATTTTAATAAGATCAATGCGGTGATAGACCTGGATACAGTGATGGCGGGCTATGTTTTTTATGACTTTGGGGATTTGGTACGCACGGTAGTCTGTACAGAGGAGGAAGCGTCCACCGATTGGGAAAAAATCGATGTGGACTTGGAGAAGTACGCTGCCTTGCTGAAGGGTTTTGGAGAGGCCTTGGGCGATAAGCTGACCGCCGACGAAAAAGCATCCCTGACCTTCGGAGGGGAAATGATGGCCTGTATCATGGGGCTTCGGTTCTTGACCGATTATCTCAATGGCAATGTCTATTATCCCATCAGCTATCCCGAACAAAACCTCCACCGAGCCAAAAACCAAGGCCTATTGCTACAGGCATTGCAAGGTAAACGGGAGGAGATTTTAGATCTTGCTGAGAAGTTATAA
- the ribH gene encoding 6,7-dimethyl-8-ribityllumazine synthase, whose amino-acid sequence MATSLKNLSQHSDTNITDISNKTFGIVVSEWNEEITESLYEGAVETLRSHGAKKENIFRKNVPGSFELSLGAQWVAEVKEIDAVICLGCVIQGETKHFDFICDAVAHGITNVGLKYNKPVIFGVLTPDNQQQALDRAGGKHGNKGDEAAITAIKMLGF is encoded by the coding sequence ATGGCAACATCACTTAAAAACCTCAGCCAGCACTCTGACACAAACATCACCGATATCAGTAATAAAACGTTCGGGATCGTAGTTTCAGAGTGGAATGAAGAGATCACCGAATCCCTTTACGAGGGAGCCGTGGAAACCCTAAGGAGCCATGGAGCTAAAAAAGAGAACATCTTCCGGAAAAATGTCCCAGGTTCCTTTGAGCTTTCCCTTGGTGCCCAATGGGTGGCAGAGGTAAAGGAAATCGACGCGGTCATTTGTCTTGGATGCGTCATCCAAGGGGAAACCAAGCATTTTGATTTCATCTGTGACGCCGTGGCACATGGTATCACCAACGTAGGACTGAAATATAATAAACCAGTCATCTTTGGTGTGCTTACTCCTGACAACCAACAACAGGCATTGGACCGCGCCGGAGGCAAACATGGCAATAAAGGCGATGAAGCCGCTATCACTGCCATCAAAATGCTGGGATTCTAA
- a CDS encoding glycoside hydrolase family 43 protein: MNLIKIALAVALAISCTENLIGQELQFDNPIAEQRADPWVYKTDDGTYYLIATVPDYDRIVLRKASTINGLKTAEEKTLWTKHEKGVMGHHIWAPELHKVDGKWYIYFAAGEAENIWNIRMWALSNDADDPMEGEWKEEGQIKTDIESFSLDATTFEHKGKRYMIWAQNVHGGEHGTALVMSEMKDATTLTGPEVILTAPEFNWERVKYNVNEGPAVIKHDEKIFVTYSASATNDNYCVGLLWIDEAADLLDKDNWNKSPGPVFYTNEDVKRYGPGHNSFTTAEDDETLIMIYHARDYREIQGPELSDPNRATRARVVKWTPSGFPDFMQKVGD, translated from the coding sequence ATGAACCTCATTAAAATAGCCCTTGCAGTGGCTTTGGCCATTTCCTGCACCGAAAACCTCATCGGACAAGAACTTCAATTTGATAATCCCATTGCTGAACAGCGCGCCGATCCATGGGTATATAAAACAGATGATGGCACCTATTATCTCATCGCCACAGTTCCAGATTACGACCGCATCGTCCTCAGAAAAGCCAGCACCATAAACGGTCTAAAAACTGCCGAAGAAAAAACACTATGGACCAAGCACGAAAAAGGAGTGATGGGGCACCATATCTGGGCTCCTGAACTGCATAAAGTAGATGGCAAGTGGTACATCTATTTTGCCGCTGGGGAAGCGGAGAATATCTGGAACATCCGGATGTGGGCCCTTTCGAATGATGCTGACGATCCTATGGAAGGTGAATGGAAAGAAGAAGGCCAGATCAAAACGGATATTGAATCCTTTTCACTGGATGCCACCACTTTTGAGCATAAAGGCAAAAGATACATGATCTGGGCACAAAATGTCCACGGGGGAGAGCACGGCACGGCTTTGGTCATGTCCGAAATGAAAGATGCCACCACCCTCACTGGCCCTGAAGTTATATTGACAGCACCTGAGTTTAACTGGGAAAGAGTAAAATACAATGTCAATGAAGGCCCTGCAGTCATCAAGCATGATGAAAAAATCTTCGTCACCTATTCTGCCAGTGCCACTAATGACAATTATTGCGTAGGCCTATTGTGGATCGACGAAGCTGCTGACCTCCTGGATAAGGATAATTGGAACAAGTCACCGGGACCAGTATTCTATACCAATGAAGATGTCAAAAGATACGGCCCCGGCCACAATTCCTTCACTACTGCTGAAGATGACGAAACATTGATCATGATTTACCATGCCCGTGATTACAGAGAAATCCAAGGCCCTGAACTATCTGATCCAAACCGAGCTACCCGAGCAAGAGTCGTGAAATGGACGCCAAGTGGTTTCCCTGATTTCATGCAGAAGGTAGGGGATTAA
- a CDS encoding aspartate kinase: MKIMKFGGTSVGKPERMHQVKDLITRDNDRKIIVLSALSGTTNALVGIGEALAEGKKDLAKERIDTLHAHYQEFYKELLESEAGRKKAEKIIKEHFEFLNIILKISFNEAINRDILAQGELLSTKLFYTLLEEKDIPAIFLPALEYMSIDENSEPEVAKISDRLKAILKNYDKDTLFVTQGYICKNHRNEVDNLKRGGSDYTASLIGAAIKASVVEIWTDIDGMHNNDPRVVDKTRPIAQLSFDEAAELAYFGAKILHPASIWPAQTYNIPVKLLNTMQPEAPGTTITAEETGKGVKAIAAKDGIIAVKIKSSRMLLAYGFLRKVFEIFEKYKTPIDMITTSEVAVSVTIDDDTHLKEIIMELEKFGNTEIDYHQTIVCVAGNMIAENTGMIKEVVVALQDFPVRMVSYGGSRNNVSILLDTKFKNEALQRLNDELFQW, encoded by the coding sequence ATGAAAATCATGAAATTTGGGGGCACCTCAGTAGGCAAACCCGAAAGAATGCACCAGGTAAAAGACCTGATCACACGTGATAACGACAGAAAAATCATCGTACTTTCTGCCCTTTCTGGCACAACCAATGCCCTTGTAGGCATCGGTGAAGCCCTTGCTGAAGGCAAAAAAGACTTGGCAAAGGAGCGCATCGATACGCTACATGCCCATTATCAAGAATTCTATAAGGAACTGCTCGAATCAGAAGCCGGGCGCAAAAAGGCCGAAAAAATCATCAAAGAGCACTTTGAGTTCTTAAACATCATCCTCAAAATCTCTTTCAATGAAGCCATCAACAGGGATATATTGGCACAAGGGGAACTGCTTTCCACCAAGCTTTTCTACACCTTGCTAGAGGAAAAGGACATTCCAGCTATCTTCCTGCCTGCCTTGGAATACATGAGCATTGATGAAAATTCTGAACCAGAAGTAGCCAAAATCAGCGATCGGCTTAAAGCCATTCTGAAAAATTACGATAAAGACACGCTCTTTGTCACTCAGGGATATATCTGCAAAAACCATCGCAATGAAGTGGATAATCTGAAGCGCGGCGGAAGTGATTACACGGCATCACTCATCGGTGCCGCCATCAAAGCCAGTGTGGTAGAGATCTGGACGGATATCGATGGCATGCACAATAACGACCCAAGAGTGGTGGACAAAACCCGTCCTATCGCCCAGCTGTCATTTGACGAAGCTGCCGAGCTAGCTTATTTCGGGGCTAAGATCCTCCATCCTGCTTCCATCTGGCCAGCACAAACATACAATATCCCTGTAAAACTGCTGAACACCATGCAGCCTGAAGCTCCCGGCACCACCATTACCGCTGAGGAAACAGGCAAAGGCGTAAAGGCCATTGCTGCCAAAGACGGTATCATCGCCGTAAAAATCAAATCCAGCAGGATGCTCTTGGCCTATGGGTTCTTAAGAAAAGTATTTGAGATTTTCGAAAAATACAAAACGCCAATCGATATGATCACCACTTCTGAAGTGGCGGTATCGGTGACCATTGATGATGACACCCACCTGAAAGAAATCATCATGGAACTTGAGAAATTTGGCAATACTGAAATTGACTATCACCAGACCATTGTCTGCGTGGCCGGTAATATGATCGCCGAAAACACTGGCATGATCAAAGAGGTAGTCGTAGCACTACAGGACTTCCCTGTCAGGATGGTTTCCTATGGCGGTAGCCGAAATAACGTCTCTATCCTCCTAGACACCAAGTTCAAAAATGAAGCCCTCCAACGGCTCAATGACGAGTTGTTTCAGTGGTAA